A genomic window from Punica granatum isolate Tunisia-2019 chromosome 2, ASM765513v2, whole genome shotgun sequence includes:
- the LOC116196796 gene encoding dentin sialophosphoprotein-like, whose translation MRSCALCKVQAKTFCESDQAALCWDCDAKVHGANFLVARHSRTLLCHACQCPTPWTASGAKLGHTVSVCDDCFNGVRAGEGAEEGSGGNDDDMRDDEGDADRDGSDADDDGDDVMEDEDDGGAEDEDGGGSSEGGGDEDGDNQVVPWSSTTPPPAASSSSSDESVSRLYLGGKREGVRASSSSKRTRGSSADLCSQEDLSDSSSRGKSGKTLMSSKGRAATSTGHLMARRVRPRPVINRIHRGYYD comes from the exons ATGAGGAGCTGTGCGCTCTGCAAGGTCCAGGCGAAGACCTTCTGCGAGTCTGACCAGGCCGCCCTCTGCTGGGACTGCGATGCCAAGGTCCACGGCGCCAACTTCCTCGTGGCCAGGCATTCACGGACCCTCCTTTGCCACGCCTGCCAGTGCCCCACCCCGTGGACGGCCTCGGGCGCGAAGCTCGGCCACACGGTCTCCGTTTGCGACGACTGCTTCAACGGAGTGCGGGCCGGCGAAGGCGCCGAGGAGGGGAGCGGCGGCAACGACGACGACATGCGGGACGACGAGGGCGACGCTGATCGCGACGGTAGTGACGCCGATGACGACGGTGATGATGTGATGGAAGACGAGGATGACGGAGGCGCTGAGGATGAGGACGGCGGCGGCAGCAGCGAGGGGGGAGGCGACGAGGACGGGGATAATCAGGTGGTGCCGTGGTCGTCGACGACCCCTCCGCCGGCAGCGAGTTCTTCGAGTAGTGATGAGTCGGTGAGTCGGTTATATTTGGGTGGTAAGCGTGAAGGGGTTAGAGCTTCGTCTTCCTCGAAGCGAACGCGTGGGAGTTCAGCAGATCTTTGCTCGCAG GAGGATCTCAGCGACTCGTCTTCTCGAGGAAAATCGGGGAAGACGTTAATGTCGTCCAAGGGTCGAGCAGCTACCTCGACCGGCCATCTGATGGCCCGGAGAGTTCGACCTCGACCGGTGATAAATCGTATCCATCGCGGTTATTACGATTGA